From Pleurocapsa sp. PCC 7319:
TTAGACGGACCACAATGACTGCTTATATGTGTGCCTGGATAAACAATAGAGAAATAAACTCCCCCTTCAACACCTTGTAAAAGTGGACATTTTTGAACTAATGACCAAGTTTGAGGACAACGGGAGATATTTTCAGGGACTGTCTTGGATGAGCGTCTCAGGGGAAATGTATTCCAAATGCCCTGATCGACTAAAGCTTTAGAAGGAGTTGGTACTTCTGGAGGAGCACAGCGAGAAAATTCTCTGGCGATCGCCGCCAAATTATCTTCTAAGAACTTGGAGATTCGATCTGGTTCACCAAACGGAATAGCCCGAAGATGAGTAGCGTAAAATGCATAAGGGCGTTGCTTATCTTCGAGAAATCGAGATTCAGCGTTACGCACCATTTTAAGCCAGACTAGAGGGTCAGAAAAAAGACATAAGGGAAAATTCCCTGCATAGGAGCGGAGAATCGGATGAAGTTCGATATCTCTACTAACCTCAAATAAATATTGAATAAGCTGATAAAAGCTAACTACACGAGCTTTTTTATTTCTGAGTTTTGTTACAAATGTCTTCATAAGTTGACTAGATCATATTTATTAATCAACTGCAATTAGTTAGCAGATTGCCAACTTGGTTATTAGTTTATAGTAGGTGTCAATTCTTTACAAATTAGACGAAAATAACAAAAAAATCCAAATCAGTGATAACTAGCAATTTTTAATCGATTTTGATTAATTATACTTTTATTTTTGTTTTAAATATCTTTAAAAAAATACCTGAATTCTATCACTCAGATAAAAGTCACTTTTTCGTTACTTTTATCTAGTAAGATCATTTTATAACTCAGTGTTAATAGCCTTTAAATATTAAAAAAATTTGATCTATAAAACTACTATTGGAGCGATCACCTAGAATGCTAAAATCTCAGTATAAGCAAGCTAAAAATAGAGTTACACAAATTAGTGATCTCTGCCAATATTATTTTTATGACTTATTCAAAAGTGAAGATTTATTTAAATCTATAGAAAAGTATTGTATGTTTGTTGGCTATACTAGGAGCGGACATAGTTTAGTTGGTTCACTGCTAGATGCCCATCCCAATATAATTATTGGACACGAACTGAATGCTCTTCAGCTTTTTGAAAAGAGTGTTAATTATCAGAAAATTTACTATTTATTGCTTCAAAATTCGCAGCGAAAAGCAACCCAGGGACGACAAGAAACCGGTTATTCTTATCAAGTTCCTCATCAATGGCAAGGAAAGTTTCAAACCTTAAAAGTTATTGGTGATAAAAGAGGAAGTGCAACTAACTTTATTATTCGTACTAATCCTAAAATTTTAGATGTCTTACCAAATAGACTTAATGTTCCTATTAAATTTATCCATGTAGTCAGAAATCCCTTTGACAATATTACAACCATGATTACTCGTAAAAAAGCTAATTTGGAATATGGGATAAATTCGTACTTTACTAAGTGTAAAACTGTTGCTTACCTAAAAACACAAATAGATACAAAAGATATTTTAGATGTTCGGCACGAATCATTAATTGATAATCCACAAGCTATTTTAAGTCAAGTTTGTAAATTTTTGGAAGTTGAGACCAGTCAAAAATATCTAGATGACTGTGCCAGTATTGTTTTTAAATCACCTAAGAAAACTCGATTTACTTATCAGTGGGACGATAAATCAATTGAGTTGGTCAAAAATCAAATAGAGCAATATGAATTTTTGCAAGGATATTCTTATGATGATTAAATTTTCTCCATTTTCGTTTTTATCCAGTATTGCCAAAACTGATTCAACAGATATTGATAATCCTCTAAACAGAATCAAGATGTATCTTCAGAAACAGATACCTGTTTCTCTACTCAACTTACACAGAACATATACTTATAATCTATCTGTTGGCTTAAATCAACAGCCATTAAGTATTGCCCAAAAACTAGCTGAAACAACCAAAAAAATATTTGACAAGAGAAAAAAAATATTATTTTATCCAGATTTTCCTTACCGCAAAGCTACTATTTATCAAATTTGTCTGTTCTTAGGGTATGACATTACTGATAATCCAGAAGAAAAGTTTGATTTAGCAATTAAATGGCAAAGATATCAAACTTTCTTTGAAGAAGAACCGATTTTATCTCATTTATCAGAACAGAATTGTAAGGTTATCAATCTTCACTGTAAAGATGTTAGTAAATCACTAACCAACCAATTATTTGATGAAGCTTTTAATTATAATATTACTGTAAATCCACTGACGTATACAGGAAAATGTGTAGTCAAATCTAATTTAAATGCTCAACACGATGGCAAAATAATTTCTTGTCCGATTGAGCAAACAGAGCCAGGAGTTGTCTATCAAAAACTTGTTGATAACGAGATCGAAGAGGGAAAAGTTCTAGATTATCGAGTTCCTATATTTAATCAAGAAATTCCTTGTGTCTATATATATATCAAACACAACCAAACAGAAACACAACGATTTTTTGGTTATCCTAGCTTAATCTCAGTTCAGGTAGCCGAAACCAAAGAAATATTTAACGACGATGAAATCAGCAAAATTTTATCATTCTGCCAAAAATTAGGGTTAGACTACGGTGAATTAGATATCTTGAAAGATCAAACAGATCAACGAATATACGTTGTTGATGCTAACAATACTCCTTCATCGAGATTATTATTTGAACCGCTAATTCTACCATCTGATCAATGTATTCTTGCTCCTCAAGACCGTCAGTTTGCTCTGAAAAAAATGGCTCAGGCTTTTCAAAAAGAGTTTTTTTAAGATCAAAAATTAGACTATGGCGTTTCTTGTATTAATTAGATACACCTTGGTAGAGTTGGGGAACAGGGAACAGGGAACAGGGAACAGAGGTTATAAGGTTTTTGACTAAGTTTATATTTGTACCTCACTAATTTTAGAAAGGCTATATAAGTCAAACCCAGGAACATTTTACAAATTAAATAAAAAATAATCAGTGATTTTTTGGGGAAACAGGCATTTATCTCCAACGATTCCGCTTAATTTAACAACAAAAAATAAGATCTATGAAAATCAAATCCTATTTTAATAAGATTACTCAACCTCAAGTTGTTCAAATCGAAGGTATAAAAGTCAAAATTCCTTCATTCACGTCTGATGTGATTCGTAAGGCAATATATGGGGGATTTTATGAATCAGATGAATTGCAACTGATAAAAAGTAAGCTGACTCAAGAAGATGTTGTCATGGAAATTGGTGGCGGTTTGGGATTGACCTCTGCTTATTGTGCTAAACAAATTGGTAATGACCGGGTTTTCACCTTTGAAGCCAACCCTGCACTAGAACCAGCCATTAAAGAGAATTATGCCCTTAATCTTGTCGAGCCACAATTAGAGATCTGTTTAGTTGGCGATCGCTCTGGTTTCAGAGACTTCTATGTGGGTAATAATTTTTGGTCA
This genomic window contains:
- a CDS encoding aspartyl/asparaginyl beta-hydroxylase domain-containing protein; its protein translation is MKTFVTKLRNKKARVVSFYQLIQYLFEVSRDIELHPILRSYAGNFPLCLFSDPLVWLKMVRNAESRFLEDKQRPYAFYATHLRAIPFGEPDRISKFLEDNLAAIAREFSRCAPPEVPTPSKALVDQGIWNTFPLRRSSKTVPENISRCPQTWSLVQKCPLLQGVEGGVYFSIVYPGTHISSHCGPSNLKHRYHLTIEEAEGAKIRAGDKWRTWRRGECLILDDSFEHEVKHNGDKRRVVLIVDCWHPDLTEKERDFLTNLHRIWQKPTRKAAEKQGTSRQPREQQKQTVGATSAKSN
- a CDS encoding sulfotransferase, encoding MLKSQYKQAKNRVTQISDLCQYYFYDLFKSEDLFKSIEKYCMFVGYTRSGHSLVGSLLDAHPNIIIGHELNALQLFEKSVNYQKIYYLLLQNSQRKATQGRQETGYSYQVPHQWQGKFQTLKVIGDKRGSATNFIIRTNPKILDVLPNRLNVPIKFIHVVRNPFDNITTMITRKKANLEYGINSYFTKCKTVAYLKTQIDTKDILDVRHESLIDNPQAILSQVCKFLEVETSQKYLDDCASIVFKSPKKTRFTYQWDDKSIELVKNQIEQYEFLQGYSYDD
- a CDS encoding FkbM family methyltransferase produces the protein MKIKSYFNKITQPQVVQIEGIKVKIPSFTSDVIRKAIYGGFYESDELQLIKSKLTQEDVVMEIGGGLGLTSAYCAKQIGNDRVFTFEANPALEPAIKENYALNLVEPQLEICLVGDRSGFRDFYVGNNFWSSSIYNKAKGAKPITVPVISFNEKVRQIDPTFLLLDIEGGEYELVEYADFHNIRKLMIEIHSCLTPEQIQFVNNRLAQSGFHLVEAASSEEFYFER